A part of Oryctolagus cuniculus chromosome 17 unlocalized genomic scaffold, mOryCun1.1 SUPER_17_unloc_1, whole genome shotgun sequence genomic DNA contains:
- the LOC108176055 gene encoding WAS/WASL-interacting protein family member 3-like, with translation MPGDSADLFGDSAAEDSGAANGRLWHTVIIREQEHRIDLHMIWLYMKVVTHRAGGEGPGGQGGQEAGRAGGGEGPGRAGRGRRGGRGAGRQEGRAGRRRVGEGPGGAGRGRRAGRAGQAGWAGGGAGGDPRSPRLPLLAHSGPSLGAGAPQPPPPHTSITNTINTIIIITTNTVNTITVTIAIARPVLRGPEGLQHGPRPSPEPPAPPQSPRLLPSARGPLSGAPAPSPEPPPLLRAPRLARAGTPGSPRPAGEARAGPGAAALTPTRCPAQLRRRQPGVLVAEDCGILYLKGASPAQDAGLGGSGSCQRTDRRRGRGRGRLCARPARPLSCPWLVDAAPTPPLPP, from the exons ATGCCTGGGGACAGCGCAGATCTGTTTGGGGACAGCGCGGCAGAGGACAGCGGTGCGGCCAACGGGCGCCTGTGGCACACGGTCATCATCAGGGAGCAGGAGCACCGCATCGACCTGCACATGATCTGGCTGTACATGAAGGTGGTCACCCACAGAG cgggcggggaggggccaggagggcagggcgggcaggaggcggggcgggcggggggcggggaggggccaggacgggcagggcggggcaggcggggcgggcggggggcggggaggcaggagggcagggcgggcaggAGGCGGgtcggggaggggccaggaggggcagggcggggcaggcgggcggggcgggcggggcaggcagggtgggcgggaggcggggcgggcggggaccCTCGCTCGCCCAGGCTCCCCCTGCTGGCCCACTCTGGGCCTTCCCTGGGCGCAGGGGCTCCGCAGCCGCCACCACCACACACGTCCATCACCAacaccatcaacaccatcatcatcatcaccaccaataCCGTGAACACCATCACCGTCACCATAGCCATCGCCAGACCCGTCCTGCGGGGGCCCGAGGGGCTGCAACacggcccccgcccctccccagagcccccggcccctccccagagcccgcggctcctccccagcgcccgcGGCCCCCTCTCCggagcccccgccccctccccagagcccccgcccctcctccgaGCCCCGCGCCTCGCCCGAGCGGGGACCCCCGGATCCCCGAGGCCCGCGGGGGAggcccgggccgggccgggcgcggcCGCCCTGACCCCGACCCGCTGCCCCGCGCAGCTCCGTCGTCGGCAGCCTGGAGTCCTGGTGGCCGAGGACTGCGGGATCCTGTACCTGAAGGGCGCCAGCCCAGCGCAGGATGCCGGCCTCGGCGGCTCAGGAAGCTGCCAGAGGACAGACAggaggcgcgggcgcgggcgcgggcggctcTGCGCTCGGCCCGCCCGGCCCCTCAGCTGCCCTTGGCTTGTGGACGCGGCCCCCACGCCGCCCCTGCCGCCCTAA